AGGACATCGAGGCTCTTCGTACCTTCCTCGCCCCGGATTGGCAGTGATGTGGGAGCCGTGCTCAGGGTACAGTACATCCGGAGAAACAACTCGGCAAATAGGACGGGATGTCCCCTGATTCATTGGATTAAGGCAGCATATCATTAAGCGTTCAGTTCATCTTGTAGAGTGCCAGCCTGTCTGAAGAACATCTGTGTACAAAATAAACCAAAAGATTCGACACTCAAACATAAAGAGGcggttaaggggtgggggggcaaacCTGTTAGATGGTCCTGCAACAGTGGTTTAGCCCTTTTGAGTACTGAATTTTATCACTTATTATCCACACGGATAGGTAGGAAAGATATTAACTGGTCGGAATTTCCATGAAATGACCCTGAACTTCTCCTGCAACTTTGGCAGAATCCAAGGAGAGGTTAAAGTTAAACGGCTGCTTTCAACCGTTTGCACTCGTTCACCGGGAGTTTCGTCGATTTTCCAcagagaaaatcctggaaattccagCCAGCCTCCAAAATATATGTGGACCTTGAGGCACTAGAGTTGCAGCAGTGGAGAGATGGGCTTCAACAGGACCAACTAGGACCCGTTTCTTTAGGAAATCACGAGAAACCTGCAGATTATTGACCCAGTACTTAAGGaccagaataaaagcaaaatactgcggatgctggagatctggagttaaaaacagaaaatgctggaacaactcgGGGagaagactcgaaatgttaaccctctctccacagaagctgccggactggctgagcttttccagcattttctgtttttatttcagatctccagccagTCCGGCAGcttctgcggagagagaaagagagctaacatttcgagtcttcTTCCGGAGTTTTTCCAGagttttctgtctttatttaggGAGCTGTCCAGTCCTTGGGAATGTCTGGAATGGGGTTCGAGCCCATCAGCAGAGACGGCTGGGAATGCCTCTGCGCCAATTCACTCCAGACTTTCCTGAACCAATGATTGTTGTTGTAAGAAATGTCGGAAAATCTCTGCAGTTAGTCACAAGGCAAACTCTGACTGCACTTCGGGAGTGGGGTGTTCTCACGTCATGGGTCTATTTTGGGCGCTTGCTCTTGAGCTGCAGATTTCCTGAAACTGTTGCTCGGTTTTTTTTTCCTTGTTGGGGTTGTTGATGTTTTGGGGTTGTTGATGTTGGCTGATACCCGCCTGAATCTGAGGAATTGTTCAATCTTCTATTGTAACGGCGATGTTTTGTCTTTCAGAGAGATTTTCCTACCTCAGTAACCCCATCCTGTGAAAATGAATACAATTATGCCACCAACTAATGTTTCCGGAGGTGACACCTCCCCTAAAAAGGGGCCACCAAAGTTCAAGCAAAGAGCAACTCGACAGTTCAAGAGCAAACCCCCCAAGGCAGGAGTGAAAGGGTATGAGCTATTTGTTGATTGAACCGTGGGGGAAATCACTAATTCCTGAATCTCAGGTTTGTTAACGGATGAGCTGGAGTTTTTAATGTGAACGACACTCGAACACCCTCCAGTGTTAGCCTCCTACTAAGAGTCAATATTCGTTCCCAAatcaaaaaatacctggaaaaactcagcaggtttggcagcatcggcggagaagagtacagttgacgtttcgtgtcctcatgacccttcaacagagctaattaaaaataggaggggtgaaatatatgctggtttaaggggaggggggagaaggggtggggggggggtggttgttgggacaagcaagcagtgataggaggagataaccaaaagatatcacagacaaaagaacaaagaggtggtgatattatctaaaaaaaatgtgctaattaaaaatggatagcaggacacgcaaggtacagatagctctattggggttaggatgaaataaaactaaaagggcataaaaggtatagatttaaaaataatggaaataggtgggaaaataaaaatccatataaattattggaaaaaacaaaaaggtgggggaagaaacagaaagtgggtagggatggaggagggagttcaagatctataattgttgaactcaatattcagtccggaaggctgtaaagtgcctggttggaagatgaggtgctgttcctccagtttgcgttgagcttcactggaacaatgcagcaagccaaggacagacatgtgggcaagagagcagggtggagtgttaaaatggcaagcaacagggaggtctgggtgatgcttgcggacagaccgaagatgttctgcaaagcggtcacccagtctgcatttggtctctccaatgtaggggaaactgcattgggagcaacgaatgcagtagactaagttgaaggaagtgcaagtgaaatgctgcttcacttgaaaggagtgtttgggcccttggatggtaaggagagaggaagtgaaggggcaggtgttgcatatcttgtgTTCGCATAgggaggtgctgtaggagggggttgaggagtagggggtgatggaggagtggaccagggtgtcatggagggaatgatccctatggaatgccatcagggagggtgaagggaagatgtgtttggtggtggcagcatgcaaatggcggaggatgatcctttgaatgcggaggctggtggggtgataagtgaggacaagggggaccctatcatgtttctgggagggaggagaagctgTGAGGGctgatgcatgggagatgggccggacacggttgagggccctgtcaaccacagtgggtggaaaacctcagttaaggaagaaggaggacatgtcagaggaactgtttttgaaggtagcatcatcagaacagatgcgacaaaggcgaaggaactgagagaatgggatggagtccttacaggaagcggggtgtgaggagctgtagttgaggtagctgtggaagtcggtaggcttgtaatgaatattggtggacagtctatcaccagaaattgagacagagagatcaaggaagggaagggaagtgtcagagatggaccatgtgaaaatgatggag
The Carcharodon carcharias isolate sCarCar2 chromosome 31, sCarCar2.pri, whole genome shotgun sequence DNA segment above includes these coding regions:
- the LOC121271528 gene encoding retinal cone rhodopsin-sensitive cGMP 3',5'-cyclic phosphodiesterase subunit gamma-like → MNTIMPPTNVSGGDTSPKKGPPKFKQRATRQFKSKPPKAGVKGFGDDIPGMEGLGTDITVICPWEAFNHLELHELAQYGIV